The proteins below are encoded in one region of Lactuca sativa cultivar Salinas chromosome 3, Lsat_Salinas_v11, whole genome shotgun sequence:
- the LOC111903135 gene encoding uncharacterized protein LOC111903135 → MYNFAGSIASSSSNDDSFGEDDLVLHTLLFAARNRVQQRGESTNTEKRRRISIVWDRMAAHELLVHDYFAPDSLYDLSKFEDWFRISRNLFLRIARYLENNYEFFQLRWDARGKRGFSTLQKCTTALRKLAYGIAADASDEYLKISERTGRECAYLFCEDLCHKALWF, encoded by the exons ATGTATAATTTTGCGGGTTCGATTGCTTCTTCGTCATCCAATGATGATAGCTTTGGTGAAGATGACTTGGTGTTGCACACGTTGTTGTTTGCGGCACGCAATAGGGTGCAACAAAGAGGCGAAAGTACAAATACTGAGAAGAGGCGTAGAATTTCGATAGTTTGGGATCGTATGGCGGCACACGAGCTTTTGGTACATGATTACTTTGCCCCTGATAGTTTGTATGACCTATCAAAATTTGAAGATTGGTTTCGTATTAGTAGAAATTTATTTTTACGTATTGCTAGATATTTGGAAAACAATTATGAGTTTTTCCAATTAAGATGGGATGCAAGAGGTAAACGTGGGTTTAGTACCCTACAAAAATGCACAACAGCCCTTAGAAAATTGGCATATGGCATAGCAGCAGATGCTTCAGATGAGTATCTGAAAATTTCTGAGAGGACTGGACGAGAATGTGCTTATCTTTTTTGTGAGGACTTATGTCATAAAGCTTTATG gttttaa